The following proteins are encoded in a genomic region of Corynebacterium atypicum:
- a CDS encoding alpha-(1->6)-mannopyranosyltransferase A translates to MDRLPSPLLLGTVATSAIALASFGAGATRNRGGVLDALGLNSLAFGHAAGVLGALLWAGIYLLAFSWILLGRRTIFGAGARTEAERTHKVQRTLFAWVTPLLFAAPILSRDVYSYLMQGAMLRDGFDPYTQGAAANPGPMLLEVSHDWRNTTTPYGPLHLWLGEGVTRLVGDNITLGVICYKLVAVAGMAAIAWSIPRIAIRLGSDSAFALWFGVANPIMVLHMVGGMHNESLMVGLVSVGLLLCLYRRFISGVALIAVAVSLKATAAIALPFVVWMATRHLAAAWQASGGAPRPETGRAPALRALPYRYAVGAFFASAIGLAALTIAVIAAITWASGSSWGWLAEISGNSKVINPLSLPSLLAGVTTDTVRIVDDAFSFNAPLTVLRSVFSILMLLGLAVTWWLFKDTDRAAVRGIAVAYAVAFVFNAVSLPWYYASLITLFAVTPAARNTVSWAVGISVVISVAFTGSGNHQLYNVAYMVAAAFAAWALVSLVRPHTAVQPGDTPARAQLA, encoded by the coding sequence ATGGACCGGCTGCCATCGCCGCTCCTGCTCGGCACCGTCGCGACGTCGGCAATCGCCCTAGCTTCCTTTGGCGCCGGCGCCACGCGCAACCGCGGCGGTGTCCTCGACGCACTCGGGCTCAACTCGCTCGCCTTCGGCCACGCCGCCGGAGTTCTAGGCGCGCTCCTGTGGGCCGGCATCTACCTGCTCGCGTTCTCCTGGATCCTCCTCGGCAGGCGCACGATTTTCGGCGCGGGCGCCCGAACCGAAGCCGAGCGCACCCACAAGGTGCAGCGCACCCTGTTCGCCTGGGTTACCCCGCTGCTTTTCGCCGCGCCGATCCTCTCCCGCGACGTCTACTCCTACCTCATGCAGGGCGCCATGCTCCGCGACGGCTTCGACCCGTACACACAGGGCGCGGCCGCCAACCCGGGCCCGATGTTGCTCGAGGTCTCCCACGACTGGCGCAACACCACCACCCCTTACGGTCCGCTGCACCTGTGGCTCGGCGAGGGCGTCACCCGGCTCGTCGGCGACAACATCACTTTGGGCGTCATCTGCTACAAACTGGTCGCCGTCGCCGGCATGGCCGCCATCGCCTGGTCAATCCCCCGCATCGCCATCCGGCTGGGCAGCGATTCCGCCTTCGCCCTGTGGTTCGGCGTAGCCAACCCGATCATGGTGCTGCACATGGTCGGCGGGATGCACAACGAGTCTCTCATGGTGGGCCTCGTCTCCGTCGGCCTTCTACTCTGCCTTTACCGCCGCTTTATCAGCGGCGTCGCGCTCATAGCAGTGGCAGTATCCCTCAAAGCCACCGCCGCGATCGCCCTGCCCTTCGTCGTCTGGATGGCCACCCGTCACCTCGCGGCCGCCTGGCAGGCCAGTGGCGGCGCACCCCGCCCCGAAACCGGACGCGCCCCTGCCCTGCGCGCACTGCCATACCGCTACGCTGTCGGGGCCTTCTTCGCCTCCGCAATCGGTTTAGCCGCGCTGACCATCGCAGTCATCGCTGCGATCACCTGGGCGTCGGGCTCCTCCTGGGGCTGGCTGGCGGAGATCTCTGGCAACTCGAAAGTGATCAACCCGCTCAGCCTGCCCTCGCTTCTGGCCGGGGTCACCACAGACACCGTGCGGATTGTCGACGATGCCTTTTCCTTTAACGCCCCGCTCACCGTCTTGCGCTCGGTCTTTTCGATCCTCATGCTTCTCGGGCTCGCGGTAACGTGGTGGCTGTTCAAAGACACAGACCGCGCCGCCGTCCGCGGCATCGCGGTGGCCTACGCCGTCGCCTTCGTATTTAACGCGGTCTCCCTGCCCTGGTACTACGCCAGCCTGATCACGCTTTTTGCGGTCACCCCGGCCGCGCGGAATACCGTCAGCTGGGCCGTCGGGATCTCCGTGGTGATCTCCGTTGCGTTCACCGGATCGGGCAACCACCAGCTCTACAACGTCGCGTACATGGTGGCCGCCGCCTTCGCGGCCTGGGCCCTCGTCTCACTCGTGCGCCCGCACACCGCAGTGCAGCCGGGCGACACCCCGGCGCGCGCTCAGCTCGCCTGA
- a CDS encoding Rv2175c family DNA-binding protein — protein MSIQTSPRDALPEHEPLLLLEDAAERIGVPVTRVIDLLQEHKLIAVRDGSAVALPEAFFNRAKVNKFVPGVIALLADGGYQDEEILGYLFTEDDSLPGRPVDALHGHRAREVMRRAQAMAF, from the coding sequence GTGAGTATCCAGACTTCCCCTCGAGATGCCCTGCCGGAACACGAGCCGCTGCTGCTGCTTGAAGACGCCGCCGAGCGGATCGGGGTGCCGGTAACCCGCGTCATTGACCTGCTGCAGGAGCACAAGCTCATCGCGGTGCGCGACGGCTCCGCGGTGGCCTTGCCCGAGGCCTTTTTCAACCGGGCCAAGGTGAACAAGTTCGTCCCTGGGGTGATCGCGCTGCTCGCCGACGGCGGGTATCAGGACGAGGAGATCCTTGGCTACCTGTTCACCGAAGACGACTCGCTGCCGGGCCGGCCGGTGGACGCGCTGCATGGGCACCGCGCCCGGGAGGTCATGCGGCGCGCCCAGGCGATGGCGTTCTAG
- a CDS encoding Stk1 family PASTA domain-containing Ser/Thr kinase — MIELEVGDLLEGRYRIDYPIARGGMSTVYRCVDMRLARAVAVKVMDDRYSGDPVFRHRFRREAQAMAQLSHPNLVGVYDFGSDGDVIFLVMELITGGTLRELLAERGPMPPHAATAVLQAVLTGLDVAHRANMIHRDLKPDNVLIGADHKVKLADFGLVRATSTASGTTDTIVGTTAYLSPEQVRGDELTFSSDVYSAGIVLFELLTGTTPFSGATSLEHAYARLTEDVPAPSSRIAGVPALFDELVASATASDPAERFHDAAEFLAALNDVARELQLPHFQVPVPRNAAAHRAAAVPTDSSGLPGVLAPTGVIKGAGGEAGDPGASADAEAAGYPRDDGGLFGSTPRRAENETTAFDADQLAHRAAKSSETSVMPASPRPPTGTPVPAGPSTAGAEPQPRNSERPGAQRTAGEVPSATASRADRPVSNRSPWRLAAWIVLVTLFLAAIAVGGWWLGSGRYGEIPQVIGMDRAAAVAQVEQAGFAPVTKEVYHNDVPRAFSAGTEPAFGERAVRGNQVAVLISRGRPTVPEIQPGRQAARYQDLLQDRTLTWSYGDAVFSDEAAEGDLAEVDPAPGNELPVGGKVTLRLSKGPAPVDVPNVSGMTVEQATGVLEAAGLKVGQTRERFDAAVPRGEVIDSDPAPGTQASRGSTVTLEVSNSLTIPNVEEMSIDQAKAALADAGLVVADTRRDSSATADSARMVLEISPAAGSRVDPAHPEVTLTLPGKVRVPSLIGRQAEDARDILHEAGLEASPANASGWVYRQSPSWARTVSPDSKVRLYTTGD, encoded by the coding sequence ATGATTGAGCTAGAGGTAGGCGATCTTCTGGAAGGGCGCTACCGCATCGATTACCCGATCGCCCGGGGAGGCATGTCGACTGTCTACCGCTGCGTGGACATGCGACTCGCCCGAGCCGTGGCAGTCAAGGTGATGGATGACCGCTACTCGGGCGACCCTGTCTTTCGGCACAGATTCCGCCGGGAGGCCCAGGCGATGGCCCAGCTAAGCCACCCGAACCTGGTCGGTGTTTACGATTTCGGCTCCGACGGCGACGTCATATTCCTGGTGATGGAGCTCATCACCGGGGGCACACTGCGCGAGCTGCTCGCCGAGCGAGGACCCATGCCGCCGCACGCAGCGACGGCAGTGTTGCAGGCCGTGCTCACCGGGCTGGACGTGGCTCATCGGGCCAACATGATTCACCGGGATCTCAAGCCGGACAACGTGCTCATCGGCGCAGACCATAAGGTCAAGCTCGCCGACTTCGGGCTCGTGCGCGCCACCAGCACCGCCAGCGGCACCACCGACACCATCGTCGGCACGACCGCCTACCTCTCCCCCGAGCAGGTACGCGGCGACGAGCTCACGTTTTCTAGCGACGTCTACTCGGCCGGCATCGTACTCTTCGAGCTGTTGACCGGCACCACCCCGTTTTCTGGGGCCACCTCCTTGGAGCACGCCTACGCCCGGCTGACGGAAGACGTCCCGGCGCCCTCCTCGCGCATCGCCGGGGTGCCCGCGCTTTTCGACGAGCTGGTTGCCAGCGCCACGGCGAGCGACCCGGCGGAGCGCTTTCACGACGCCGCGGAATTCCTGGCGGCGCTTAACGACGTCGCGCGCGAATTGCAGTTGCCCCACTTCCAGGTGCCGGTGCCGCGCAACGCTGCGGCGCACCGCGCGGCCGCAGTGCCCACAGATTCCTCCGGGCTTCCGGGGGTGCTCGCTCCCACCGGGGTCATTAAGGGCGCGGGCGGCGAAGCCGGAGATCCCGGCGCTTCCGCGGATGCGGAGGCCGCAGGGTACCCGCGCGATGACGGCGGGCTCTTTGGCTCCACGCCCCGCCGGGCCGAGAATGAAACGACGGCCTTCGACGCTGACCAGCTCGCCCACAGAGCCGCAAAGTCCTCCGAAACCTCCGTCATGCCGGCCTCACCACGCCCGCCCACCGGCACCCCGGTGCCCGCAGGGCCGTCGACGGCCGGGGCGGAGCCGCAGCCGCGCAATTCTGAGCGGCCCGGCGCGCAGCGCACGGCCGGGGAGGTCCCCTCCGCTACGGCGAGCCGGGCCGACCGCCCCGTGAGTAATCGATCCCCCTGGCGGTTGGCCGCCTGGATCGTCTTGGTGACGCTGTTCCTGGCGGCTATCGCCGTCGGCGGCTGGTGGCTCGGCTCGGGCCGCTACGGAGAGATCCCGCAGGTCATCGGCATGGACCGGGCCGCCGCAGTGGCCCAGGTGGAGCAGGCCGGCTTTGCTCCGGTGACAAAAGAGGTTTATCACAACGACGTCCCGCGCGCCTTCAGCGCCGGCACCGAACCCGCCTTCGGCGAGCGCGCCGTGCGCGGCAACCAAGTCGCCGTGCTGATCTCTCGGGGCCGGCCCACGGTGCCCGAGATTCAACCCGGCAGGCAGGCTGCCCGCTACCAGGACCTCCTCCAGGACCGCACGCTGACCTGGAGCTACGGCGATGCGGTGTTCTCTGACGAAGCGGCTGAGGGAGACCTCGCGGAGGTGGATCCCGCCCCCGGCAACGAGCTGCCCGTAGGCGGCAAGGTCACCCTGCGGCTCAGCAAGGGGCCGGCACCGGTGGACGTCCCCAACGTTTCCGGGATGACCGTCGAGCAGGCAACCGGGGTGCTCGAGGCCGCCGGGCTGAAGGTCGGGCAGACTCGCGAGCGATTCGACGCCGCAGTACCGCGCGGCGAGGTCATTGACTCCGATCCCGCGCCCGGGACTCAGGCATCCCGCGGCAGCACAGTCACCCTTGAGGTCTCTAACTCGCTGACCATCCCGAACGTCGAAGAGATGAGCATCGACCAAGCCAAGGCCGCGCTTGCCGACGCCGGGCTCGTCGTCGCGGACACCCGCCGCGATTCTTCCGCCACCGCCGACAGCGCCCGGATGGTCCTAGAAATCTCGCCGGCAGCCGGCAGCCGCGTCGACCCTGCCCATCCCGAGGTGACGCTGACGCTTCCCGGGAAGGTGCGCGTGCCCTCACTCATCGGCCGCCAGGCTGAGGACGCCCGGGACATCCTGCACGAGGCGGGCCTAGAAGCCAGCCCCGCCAACGCCAGCGGTTGGGTCTACCGGCAAAGCCCAAGCTGGGCGCGCACCGTGAGCCCGGATTCCAAGGTCCGCCTGTACACCACCGGCGACTAG
- a CDS encoding class II 3-deoxy-7-phosphoheptulonate synthase has product MSWTVDIPKEVLPDLPPLPDGIREQFEDALSRDAHQQPVWDRHDADQVRKILESVPPVVVAPEVYRLKSQLADVANGKAFLLQGGDCAETFESNTEPHIRANIKTLLQMAVVLTYGASTPVIKLARIAGQYAKPRSADRDSNGLLNYRGDIVNGVAPTEEARRHDPARMIRAYANAAAAMNLVRSLTSSGTADLYRVTEWNRQFVARSSAGARYEALAKEIERGLRFMEACQVDDTSLRTADVYCSHEALLVDYERAMLRLGEDESGRLRLWDLSAHQLWIGERTRGLEDFHVNFAALIANPIGLKIGPSVTPEEAVAYADRLDPNFEPGRLTFVSRMGYENVRNVLPGIIRAVEDSGHRVVWQCDPMHGNTFTASNGYKTRHFDKILDETQGFFEVHRSLGTHPGGLHIELTGEDVTECLGGAQDITDVDLPGRYESAVDPRLNTQQSLELAFLVAEMLRR; this is encoded by the coding sequence GTGAGCTGGACTGTAGATATTCCCAAAGAAGTGCTGCCGGATCTTCCTCCACTGCCGGACGGAATCCGTGAGCAGTTTGAAGACGCCCTCTCGCGGGACGCTCATCAGCAGCCTGTGTGGGATCGCCACGACGCCGACCAAGTACGCAAGATCTTAGAGTCGGTGCCCCCGGTGGTGGTTGCGCCGGAGGTCTACCGGTTGAAGTCGCAACTGGCGGATGTGGCCAACGGCAAAGCTTTCCTGCTGCAAGGCGGCGACTGCGCCGAGACCTTCGAGTCGAACACGGAGCCCCACATCCGTGCGAACATTAAGACCCTGCTGCAGATGGCCGTAGTACTCACCTACGGGGCCTCTACGCCGGTGATCAAGTTGGCGCGCATCGCGGGGCAGTACGCCAAGCCGCGTTCGGCGGATCGGGACTCCAACGGCCTGCTTAATTACCGGGGCGACATCGTAAACGGGGTGGCGCCCACCGAAGAAGCGCGCCGCCACGACCCGGCCCGGATGATCCGCGCGTACGCCAACGCCGCGGCTGCGATGAATCTGGTTCGCTCGCTCACCAGCTCGGGCACGGCGGACCTGTACCGGGTAACGGAATGGAACCGGCAGTTCGTGGCCAGGTCCTCGGCGGGGGCCCGCTATGAGGCCCTGGCCAAGGAGATCGAGCGCGGCCTGCGCTTCATGGAGGCCTGTCAGGTAGACGACACCTCGTTGCGCACTGCTGACGTCTACTGTTCGCACGAGGCGTTGCTGGTCGACTACGAGCGCGCGATGTTACGCCTCGGCGAAGACGAGTCAGGCAGGCTGCGGCTCTGGGACCTCTCGGCGCACCAGTTGTGGATCGGCGAGCGCACGCGCGGGCTAGAGGATTTCCACGTGAACTTCGCGGCCCTGATTGCCAACCCGATTGGCCTGAAGATCGGCCCCTCGGTGACCCCGGAGGAGGCCGTCGCGTACGCGGATCGACTCGATCCGAACTTCGAGCCGGGGCGGCTGACCTTCGTCTCACGAATGGGCTACGAGAACGTCCGCAACGTGCTCCCCGGAATAATCCGTGCGGTCGAAGACTCGGGCCACCGGGTGGTCTGGCAGTGCGATCCGATGCACGGCAACACCTTCACCGCGTCCAACGGCTACAAGACGCGGCACTTCGACAAAATCCTGGATGAGACGCAGGGGTTCTTCGAGGTGCACCGATCATTGGGCACCCACCCCGGCGGGCTCCACATAGAGCTCACCGGCGAAGACGTCACCGAGTGCCTCGGTGGCGCGCAGGACATCACGGATGTTGACCTGCCCGGCCGCTACGAGTCGGCAGTCGACCCTCGGCTGAACACGCAGCAGTCCCTGGAACTGGCATTCTTGGTCGCCGAGATGCTGCGCCGGTAG
- a CDS encoding polyadenylate-specific 3'-exoribonuclease AS gives MRYFYDTEFLEDGHTIDLVSVGVVAEDGREFYAVSTEFDPSVANQWVRENVLPQLPPADDPAWRSRRQIREELFRFLTGGEDVGRRERLRPQLWAWVGAYDHVALAQLWGDMSQLPREVPHYTRDVKQLWELAGKPRLPEAPADLHDALADAKFAWEKFRVCAAALPLRSDNRVLG, from the coding sequence ATGCGATATTTTTACGACACCGAGTTTCTCGAGGACGGGCACACCATCGACCTTGTTTCGGTGGGAGTCGTCGCCGAGGACGGCAGGGAGTTCTACGCGGTCTCTACCGAGTTTGACCCGTCCGTGGCCAACCAGTGGGTCCGCGAGAACGTTTTGCCGCAGCTGCCCCCGGCCGACGACCCGGCCTGGCGGAGCCGCCGCCAGATCAGGGAGGAACTCTTCAGGTTCCTCACCGGTGGAGAGGACGTTGGGCGCCGCGAGCGACTGCGCCCGCAGCTGTGGGCCTGGGTGGGGGCGTATGACCACGTGGCGTTGGCCCAGCTCTGGGGAGACATGAGCCAGTTGCCGCGGGAGGTGCCGCACTACACCCGCGACGTCAAACAGCTGTGGGAGCTGGCTGGAAAACCCCGCTTGCCCGAGGCCCCGGCAGATCTCCACGACGCGCTGGCGGATGCAAAGTTTGCCTGGGAAAAGTTCCGGGTGTGCGCCGCTGCGCTGCCACTTCGCTCGGACAACCGAGTGCTCGGCTAG
- a CDS encoding acyltransferase family protein, which yields MASRAWHEASAFPATPVPPAAPKTRLAWPDVAKGISILGVVALHICLEVPHGMETFIAGVNHILDPLRLCLFFLVSGLFSRKVLHLTFGQLWCRRLWFFAVPYVIFTPIEVAIKRHQWLLLGDTDLPGWRYYLYTVLSSENMYWFLWALIAFNIFLWVTRKLPRWLALALTFFPVLILPLAQDYPAVSQALMFLPVFMAGVHFSTAIKDFAAGANPARIVASVAFYVSGFAVYAMWRVVAEVGLEPVAWPLCPVPAQITPDEMWLVVRAFGQALMLPAAVLGAVGIAKIPVLSTGLQFLGRHTLPIYLGHPIALTLVYTPLFMAAEGMEVNGQSSDPLTRTGVWMALGAVASLLGSFAFWLLAQIPVLGWAVKPPRLEPLLARVLGTQLSDNGAGRRAEATQPASSGVGSEKIR from the coding sequence ATGGCGTCTCGAGCCTGGCACGAGGCCTCGGCGTTTCCTGCCACGCCGGTACCGCCGGCTGCGCCCAAAACGCGGTTGGCCTGGCCTGACGTAGCCAAGGGCATTTCGATTCTGGGCGTCGTCGCGCTGCATATCTGCCTCGAAGTGCCGCACGGCATGGAGACATTCATCGCCGGCGTCAACCACATCCTCGACCCGCTGCGGCTATGCTTGTTTTTCCTCGTCAGCGGGCTATTCTCGAGGAAAGTCCTGCACCTGACATTCGGGCAGCTTTGGTGCCGCAGGCTGTGGTTCTTCGCGGTTCCCTACGTGATCTTCACCCCGATCGAAGTGGCCATCAAACGCCATCAGTGGCTGCTGCTCGGCGACACGGACCTTCCGGGCTGGCGGTACTACCTGTATACGGTGCTGAGCTCGGAGAACATGTATTGGTTTCTGTGGGCGCTCATCGCTTTCAATATCTTTCTTTGGGTCACACGGAAGCTACCCAGGTGGCTGGCCCTTGCGTTGACGTTTTTCCCGGTGTTGATCCTGCCGTTGGCGCAGGACTATCCCGCGGTCTCCCAGGCCCTGATGTTCCTGCCGGTGTTTATGGCGGGCGTGCACTTCAGCACGGCGATCAAAGATTTCGCGGCGGGCGCCAACCCGGCTCGAATTGTGGCCTCGGTGGCGTTCTACGTCTCGGGGTTCGCGGTGTACGCGATGTGGCGGGTCGTGGCCGAGGTGGGCCTGGAGCCGGTGGCCTGGCCGCTGTGTCCGGTGCCTGCCCAGATCACCCCGGATGAGATGTGGCTCGTGGTCCGGGCCTTCGGACAGGCGCTGATGCTGCCTGCAGCGGTGCTGGGCGCCGTCGGTATCGCTAAAATCCCGGTCCTTTCTACCGGGTTGCAGTTCCTGGGCCGCCATACGCTGCCGATCTACCTGGGTCATCCCATTGCGCTGACGCTCGTCTACACACCGTTGTTTATGGCGGCCGAGGGCATGGAAGTCAACGGGCAATCGAGCGATCCGCTCACCCGCACCGGGGTGTGGATGGCGCTCGGCGCGGTGGCCAGCCTGCTAGGCTCGTTTGCGTTCTGGTTGCTCGCCCAGATCCCGGTGCTCGGGTGGGCGGTCAAACCTCCCCGCCTGGAGCCCTTGCTTGCTCGAGTTCTGGGCACCCAGTTGAGCGACAACGGCGCCGGGCGGCGTGCTGAGGCGACACAGCCTGCCAGCTCGGGCGTAGGAAGCGAAAAGATCCGATGA
- a CDS encoding lysophospholipid acyltransferase family protein produces MNNKWYWMFKYVLLGPFLRVWNRPVLEGGHNLPEEGPGLLASSHQAVMDSFYFPLLCDRQLTHPAKSEYFTGTGIKGAFQRWFFTTVGQVPVDRSSKDAGRTMLEAAKEVFDRGDLFCVYPEGTRSPDGRIYKGHTGCARIALATGQMIYPVGMIDSRKANPIGTVFPRPYKVRVVVGAGIDPLAWARHRRMAPKERATARALTDYIMHTLAKLTGYEYVDAYASEVRAALEAGEGYPAGTEPTGDPEARQDRHKPHTYNQCGEQ; encoded by the coding sequence ATGAACAACAAGTGGTACTGGATGTTCAAGTACGTGCTTCTGGGGCCGTTTTTGCGCGTGTGGAACCGCCCCGTTCTCGAGGGCGGCCACAACCTGCCGGAAGAAGGCCCAGGGCTTTTGGCCTCCTCGCACCAGGCAGTCATGGACTCCTTCTACTTTCCGCTGCTGTGCGATCGCCAGCTGACCCACCCGGCGAAGAGCGAGTACTTCACGGGTACCGGGATCAAGGGCGCTTTCCAGCGCTGGTTTTTCACCACGGTGGGGCAGGTTCCGGTGGACCGCAGCTCGAAGGACGCGGGACGAACCATGTTGGAAGCCGCCAAGGAGGTCTTTGACCGCGGTGATCTTTTCTGCGTGTATCCCGAAGGGACGCGCTCTCCGGACGGGCGGATCTATAAGGGGCATACCGGGTGCGCGCGCATCGCGCTCGCCACGGGCCAGATGATCTACCCGGTGGGCATGATTGACAGCCGCAAGGCCAACCCGATCGGGACCGTATTTCCGCGCCCGTATAAGGTGCGCGTCGTGGTGGGCGCGGGCATCGACCCGCTGGCCTGGGCGCGTCACCGCCGGATGGCCCCAAAGGAGCGCGCCACCGCCCGGGCGCTGACCGACTACATTATGCATACGTTAGCGAAGCTGACCGGCTACGAATACGTGGACGCCTACGCGTCTGAGGTGCGCGCCGCGCTGGAGGCCGGCGAGGGCTACCCCGCGGGCACGGAACCGACCGGGGACCCCGAGGCCCGTCAGGACCGCCACAAGCCCCACACGTACAACCAGTGTGGCGAGCAGTAG